In the genome of Macrobrachium nipponense isolate FS-2020 chromosome 42, ASM1510439v2, whole genome shotgun sequence, one region contains:
- the LOC135213365 gene encoding uncharacterized protein LOC135213365, with protein sequence MSFKKSFSSSGEEEEEEDDPMTMAETKDALAAFHKRKDTCMRSAILPRMSLSCSTLRYLATGRSYEDLKFSVAISPQALGRIIPETCEVIWKVLRKEYMKFPHSKEEWCQIGQDFEEMWQFPNCLGAVDGKHVAIVPPPNSGSFFYSYKGFHSMVLMAVVSANYEFILCDFGTHGRISDGGVIENTFGRS encoded by the exons atgtcgttcaagaagagtttcTCTAgtagcggcgaggaggaggaggaggaggacgaccctatgacaatggcagaaactaaggatgctctagctgcttttcataag AGGAAAGACACTTGCATGAGATCTGCTATATTACCAAGGATGAGTTTAAGTTGCTCAACTCTCCGGTATTTAGCAACAGGAAGGTCTTACGAAGACCTGAAATTCAGCGTAGCAATATCACCACAAGCTTTGGGACGCATAATTCCAGAAACATGCGAAGTTATATGGAAGGtattaaggaaagaatatatgaag TTCCCACATTCGAAGGAGGAATGGTGCCAGATTGGTCAAGACTTCGAAGAAATGTGGCAGTTCCCTAATTGCCTGGGCGCTGTAGACGGGAAACATGTAGCAATTGTTCCTCCCCCTAATTCAGGATCTTTCTTTTACAGTTACAAAGGATTTCACAGCATGGTTCTCATGGCAGTCGTTAGCgcaaattatgaatttatattgtgTGACTTTGGCACTCATGGGAGAATTTCGGACGGTGGTGTAATTGAGAACACGTTTGGGAGAAGTTAG